A window of the Streptomyces sp. Ag109_O5-10 genome harbors these coding sequences:
- a CDS encoding LLM class F420-dependent oxidoreductase, whose amino-acid sequence MRIAVTIFLTDETIAPVRLARELETRGFAGLYLPEHTHIPVERTTPYPAGGDLPREYGRTLDPFVALGQAAAVTEGLGLGTGITLVAQHDPIDLAKQIATLDHLSGGRFTLGVGFGWNVEEAADHGVAWRSRRELTRDRMALMRALWADEPTAYEGEFGSVRASSAHPKPVQKPRGPVAGPRTLVGGAAGPKLFAHIAEYADGWMPIGGRGLTESLPVLRSVWADAGRDPAALQVVPYAVFPSPGKLAHYAELGIEEVVAQLPPAGEAEVLGVLDAYAAYL is encoded by the coding sequence ATGCGCATAGCCGTCACGATCTTCCTCACCGACGAGACCATCGCCCCCGTCCGGCTCGCCCGTGAGCTGGAGACGCGCGGGTTCGCCGGGCTGTACCTGCCGGAGCACACGCACATCCCGGTCGAGCGGACCACCCCGTACCCGGCGGGCGGCGACCTGCCCCGCGAGTACGGCCGCACCCTGGACCCCTTCGTCGCCCTCGGCCAGGCCGCCGCCGTCACGGAGGGCCTCGGCCTCGGCACCGGCATCACCCTGGTCGCCCAGCACGACCCGATCGACCTCGCCAAGCAGATCGCCACTCTCGACCACCTGTCCGGCGGCCGCTTCACGCTCGGCGTCGGCTTCGGCTGGAACGTGGAGGAGGCCGCGGATCACGGCGTGGCCTGGCGTTCGCGGCGGGAGCTGACCCGGGACCGGATGGCGCTGATGCGGGCGCTGTGGGCGGACGAACCGACGGCCTACGAGGGGGAGTTCGGCAGCGTACGGGCGTCGTCCGCCCACCCCAAGCCCGTCCAGAAGCCGCGCGGGCCGGTGGCCGGGCCGCGCACGCTGGTCGGCGGGGCGGCGGGGCCGAAGCTGTTCGCGCACATCGCCGAGTACGCCGACGGGTGGATGCCGATCGGGGGACGCGGCCTCACCGAGTCGCTGCCGGTGCTCCGCTCGGTGTGGGCGGACGCCGGGCGCGACCCGGCGGCGCTCCAGGTGGTGCCGTACGCCGTCTTCCCGAGCCCCGGGAAGCTGGCGCACTATGCCGAGCTGGGCATCGAGGAGGTCGTGGCGCAGTTGCCTCCGGCGGGGGAGGCCGAAGTGCTGGGGGTGCTGGACGCGTACGCCGCGTACCTGTGA
- a CDS encoding bifunctional FO biosynthesis protein CofGH: protein MTTSATPGTGPTENSMRRALKRARDGVALDVSEAAVLLQARGAALDDLAASAARVRDAGLAEAGRPGVITYSKSVFIPLTRLCRDKCHYCTFVTVPGKLRRAGHGMFMSPDEVLDVARKGAALGCKEALITLGDKPEDRWPEAREWLDAHGYDDTIAYVRAISVRILEETGLLPHLNPGVMSWTDFQRLKPVAPSMGMMLETTATRLWSEPGGPHHGSPDKEPAVRLRVLEDAGRSSVPFTSGILIGIGETYEERAESLFALRRVARSYHGVQELIIQNFRAKPDTAMRGMPDAELDELVAAVAVARLVMGPAGNIQAPPNLVDSEYERLIAAGIDDWGGVSPLTIDHVNPERPWPQIEELAEKSAAAGFELRERLCVYPEFVRRGEPWLDPRLRPHVAALADPETGLAVPDAAVVGHPWQEPEEVFVASGRTDLHTAIDSEGRTADRRDDFDEVYGDWGALREAAAPGMAPERIDTDVRGALRTAAGDPTKLTDAEALALFHADGAALDALTGIADDVRRSAVGDDVTYIVTRNINFTNVCYTGCRFCAFAQRRTDADAYTLSLDQVADRAQQAWDVGAVEVCMQGGIHPDLPGTAYFDIAKAVKERVPGMHVHAFSPMEVVNGATRTGMSIREWLTAAKEAGLDTVPGTAAEILDDEVRWVLTKGKLPAATWIEVISTAHELGIRSSSTMMYGHVDQPRHWLGHLRTLAGIQQRTGGFTEFVTLPFIHTNAPVYLAGISRPGPTMRDNRAVTAMARLLLHPYIPNIQTSWVKLGTEGAAEMLRSGANDLGGTLMEETISRMAGSSYGSYKSVRDLVAVADAAGRPAKPRTTLYGPVSEERQRAAEASDGHLPELLPVLD from the coding sequence ATGACGACTTCCGCGACACCCGGAACCGGCCCCACCGAGAACTCCATGCGTCGCGCCCTCAAACGCGCCCGGGACGGCGTCGCCCTCGACGTCTCCGAGGCCGCCGTCCTGCTCCAGGCGCGCGGTGCCGCCCTGGACGACCTCGCCGCGTCCGCCGCCCGGGTCCGGGACGCCGGGCTTGCCGAGGCCGGCCGGCCCGGTGTCATCACGTACTCGAAGAGCGTCTTCATCCCCCTCACCCGCCTGTGCCGCGACAAGTGCCACTACTGCACGTTCGTCACCGTCCCCGGCAAGCTCCGCCGGGCCGGGCACGGGATGTTCATGTCCCCGGACGAGGTCCTCGACGTCGCCCGCAAGGGCGCGGCCCTCGGCTGCAAGGAAGCCCTGATCACCCTCGGCGACAAGCCCGAGGACCGCTGGCCCGAGGCGCGCGAGTGGCTCGACGCGCACGGGTACGACGACACGATCGCCTACGTCCGCGCCATCTCCGTCCGCATCCTGGAGGAGACCGGCCTGCTGCCGCACCTCAACCCGGGCGTGATGTCCTGGACCGACTTCCAGCGGCTCAAGCCGGTCGCGCCGTCGATGGGCATGATGCTGGAGACGACCGCGACCCGCCTGTGGTCCGAGCCCGGCGGCCCGCACCACGGCTCCCCGGACAAGGAACCCGCCGTGCGCCTGCGGGTCCTTGAGGACGCCGGCCGCTCCTCCGTGCCGTTCACCTCGGGGATCCTGATCGGCATCGGCGAGACGTACGAGGAGCGGGCCGAGTCCCTCTTCGCGCTCCGGCGCGTGGCGCGGTCGTACCACGGCGTGCAGGAACTGATCATCCAGAACTTCCGCGCCAAGCCGGACACGGCGATGCGCGGCATGCCGGACGCCGAGCTGGACGAGCTGGTGGCCGCGGTGGCGGTGGCGCGGCTGGTGATGGGACCGGCCGGCAACATCCAGGCGCCGCCGAACCTCGTCGACAGCGAGTACGAACGGCTGATCGCGGCCGGTATCGACGACTGGGGCGGCGTGTCGCCGCTCACCATCGACCACGTCAACCCCGAGCGGCCCTGGCCGCAGATCGAGGAGCTGGCCGAGAAGTCGGCCGCCGCCGGCTTCGAGCTGCGGGAACGCCTGTGCGTGTACCCGGAGTTCGTCCGCCGCGGCGAGCCCTGGCTGGACCCGCGGCTGCGCCCGCACGTGGCCGCGCTGGCCGACCCGGAGACGGGCCTCGCGGTGCCGGACGCGGCCGTCGTGGGGCACCCCTGGCAGGAGCCGGAGGAGGTCTTCGTCGCCTCCGGCCGTACCGATCTGCACACCGCCATCGACTCCGAGGGCCGTACGGCCGACCGGCGCGACGACTTCGACGAGGTGTACGGCGACTGGGGCGCGCTGCGGGAGGCGGCCGCCCCCGGGATGGCGCCGGAGCGCATCGACACGGACGTGCGCGGGGCGCTCAGGACGGCGGCCGGCGACCCCACGAAGCTCACCGACGCCGAGGCCCTCGCCCTGTTCCACGCCGACGGAGCGGCCCTCGACGCGCTGACGGGGATCGCCGACGACGTGCGGAGGTCGGCCGTCGGCGACGACGTCACCTACATCGTCACCCGCAACATCAACTTCACCAACGTCTGCTACACCGGCTGCCGCTTCTGCGCCTTCGCGCAGCGCCGCACCGACGCCGACGCCTACACCCTCTCCCTTGACCAGGTCGCCGACCGCGCCCAGCAGGCCTGGGACGTCGGCGCGGTCGAGGTCTGCATGCAGGGCGGCATTCACCCCGACCTGCCCGGCACGGCGTACTTCGACATCGCGAAGGCGGTCAAGGAACGCGTCCCCGGCATGCACGTGCACGCCTTCTCGCCGATGGAGGTCGTGAACGGCGCGACGCGCACCGGCATGTCGATCCGGGAGTGGCTGACCGCGGCGAAGGAGGCGGGTCTCGACACCGTCCCCGGGACGGCCGCGGAGATCCTCGACGACGAGGTCCGCTGGGTCCTCACCAAGGGCAAGCTGCCCGCCGCCACCTGGATCGAGGTGATCAGCACCGCCCACGAGCTGGGTATCCGGTCCTCCTCCACCATGATGTACGGCCACGTCGACCAGCCCCGCCACTGGCTGGGCCACCTGCGCACCCTGGCCGGCATCCAGCAGCGCACCGGCGGCTTCACGGAGTTCGTGACGCTGCCCTTCATCCACACCAACGCGCCCGTCTACCTGGCCGGCATCTCCCGGCCGGGCCCGACGATGCGCGACAACCGGGCGGTGACGGCGATGGCCCGGCTCCTCCTGCACCCCTACATCCCGAACATCCAGACAAGCTGGGTGAAACTGGGCACGGAGGGTGCGGCGGAGATGCTCCGCTCGGGCGCCAACGACCTCGGCGGCACGTTGATGGAGGAGACGATCTCGCGGATGGCGGGGTCGTCGTACGGCTCCTACAAGTCGGTCCGCGACCTCGTCGCCGTGGCCGATGCCGCCGGGCGCCCGGCGAAGCCCCGTACGACGCTGTACGGGCCGGTCTCCGAGGAGCGGCAGCGGGCGGCCGAGGCCTCCGACGGGCACCTGCCGGAGCTGCTGCCGGTGCTGGACTGA
- a CDS encoding DUF2165 domain-containing protein, with product MSTSHAPRALSLAAAVLTGTVALYIALVAFGNITDFGTNQAFVQHVLAMDTTFKDDDLMWRAVTDKGLENTAYVLIIVWETLAALVLIAGTWLWARRDDVRARRVSTYGLLMLVLLFGAGFIGIGGEWFSMWQSKTWNGLDAATRVLVLTGLALVVVQLSPSDQEG from the coding sequence ATGTCCACCTCCCACGCGCCTCGTGCGCTCTCACTCGCCGCTGCCGTTCTCACCGGCACGGTCGCTCTCTACATCGCCCTCGTCGCCTTCGGGAACATCACCGACTTCGGCACCAACCAGGCCTTCGTCCAGCATGTGCTGGCCATGGACACCACGTTCAAGGACGACGACCTGATGTGGCGGGCCGTCACGGACAAGGGACTCGAGAACACCGCCTACGTCCTCATCATCGTGTGGGAGACGCTGGCCGCGCTCGTGCTGATCGCCGGTACCTGGCTCTGGGCACGCCGCGACGACGTCCGAGCGCGGCGCGTCTCCACCTACGGTCTGCTGATGCTCGTCCTGCTCTTCGGCGCCGGGTTCATCGGGATCGGCGGCGAGTGGTTCTCCATGTGGCAGTCCAAGACCTGGAACGGCCTGGACGCCGCGACCCGGGTCCTGGTGCTCACCGGACTCGCGCTCGTAGTCGTCCAGTTGAGCCCCTCGGATCAGGAGGGATAG
- a CDS encoding aminotransferase class V-fold PLP-dependent enzyme has translation MDADDFAELRTREFGYLDEGGHTYLDHTGAGLPPRSLVTGSARRITGGLFGNPHSESPASRASGLLLAEARRAVLRHFNADPDEYAVIFTPNATGALRLVGEAYPFTRAGRLVMSLDNHNSVNGLREYARARGAATVYVPGLHIDERRLLAALAPPGPGKGAGGLLAYPAQSNFTGVQHSLDWIAAAQAHGYDVLLDAAAFAPTNVLDLSRHHPDFTAVSWYKVFGHPTGVGSLIARRAALARLRRPWFSGGTIYAVSAQAQWHVLAADEAAFEDGTVNFLSLPDVTAGLAWIDGIGMDRVHAHVTALTGRLLGGLAALRHSDGSPLVRVYGPDRADGARGGTVALNVLGADGRVVDERVVTRDSAAHGISLRTGCFCNPGAGEEAFGLPLTRLRSAADTQVGSLDEYLELLELPSAGAVRVSLGISSQPGDIETFLAFVTDTYRDRVPTTAGLAARESC, from the coding sequence GTGGACGCGGACGACTTCGCGGAGTTGCGGACGCGCGAGTTCGGTTACCTCGACGAAGGCGGACACACCTATCTCGACCACACCGGCGCGGGACTCCCCCCGCGGTCCCTCGTCACGGGCAGCGCCCGGCGGATCACCGGCGGACTGTTCGGCAACCCGCACTCCGAGAGCCCGGCCTCCCGCGCCTCCGGGCTCCTGCTGGCCGAGGCCCGGCGGGCGGTGCTCCGCCATTTCAACGCCGACCCCGACGAATACGCCGTGATCTTCACCCCGAACGCGACCGGCGCGCTGCGGCTGGTCGGTGAGGCGTACCCCTTCACCCGCGCCGGCAGGCTCGTGATGTCGCTCGACAACCACAACTCGGTCAACGGCCTCCGGGAGTACGCACGGGCGCGGGGTGCCGCGACCGTGTACGTACCGGGCCTGCACATCGACGAGCGGCGGCTGCTCGCCGCCCTGGCCCCGCCCGGCCCGGGCAAAGGCGCCGGTGGCCTGCTCGCCTATCCGGCGCAGAGCAACTTCACCGGCGTCCAGCACTCACTGGACTGGATCGCCGCCGCCCAGGCACACGGTTACGACGTGCTGCTCGACGCGGCGGCCTTCGCCCCGACCAACGTCCTGGACCTGAGCCGCCACCACCCGGACTTCACCGCCGTCAGCTGGTACAAGGTCTTCGGGCACCCCACCGGCGTCGGCAGCCTGATCGCCCGCCGCGCGGCCCTCGCCAGGCTGCGCCGCCCCTGGTTCTCGGGCGGCACCATCTACGCCGTCAGCGCGCAGGCCCAGTGGCACGTCCTCGCCGCCGACGAGGCCGCCTTCGAGGACGGCACGGTCAACTTCCTTTCCCTGCCGGACGTGACCGCAGGACTCGCCTGGATCGACGGCATCGGCATGGACCGCGTACACGCCCACGTCACCGCCCTCACCGGCCGGCTCCTCGGCGGCCTCGCGGCGTTGCGGCACAGCGACGGCTCACCGCTGGTGCGGGTGTACGGCCCCGACCGCGCCGACGGGGCGCGTGGCGGCACCGTCGCGCTGAACGTGCTCGGCGCGGACGGCCGGGTCGTCGACGAACGCGTCGTCACGCGTGACAGCGCCGCCCACGGCATATCCCTGCGCACGGGCTGCTTCTGCAATCCGGGTGCCGGAGAGGAGGCGTTCGGCCTGCCCCTGACCCGGCTGCGCTCGGCGGCCGACACGCAGGTGGGGTCACTGGACGAGTACCTGGAGCTCCTGGAGCTGCCGTCGGCGGGCGCCGTCCGGGTCTCCCTGGGCATCTCGTCCCAGCCCGGGGACATCGAGACGTTCCTGGCGTTCGTGACCGACACCTACCGGGACCGGGTACCGACGACGGCCGGGCTGGCCGCACGGGAGAGCTGCTGA
- a CDS encoding ATP-binding cassette domain-containing protein, which produces MSTPTPHASVEAPGPSVNGLRLRARRVSREVRGGGRILNGISVEVAPGQLTVIAGSSGAGKTVLLQTLAGLSAPSDGDVLHDGARPGPPGPDFGFVPQDDIIHRELPLRRTLVYAAGLRMAPGTPAGTVRETVDRVLVTLGLAERAETPVRALSGGERKRASIAVELLTRPRVLFLDEPTSGLDPVTGAALLRTLRALAEDGTTVVLTTHVLADLLRADQVVFLSAGGEVAYAGAPDALFDAFGVGTVEEVYEAVAGGARAERAEAEEDDAPADATSPSVRAGRVGVLRQWALLTRRGTALMLHNRLSVAVLAGSPVMIVAMFAVLFRAGAFDPAAPDPGSSAMIMFWIAFGAFFFGLTYGLLQICTELPVLRREWLAGLRLGPYVASKLTTTLPVLAVADALLLAVLRALDRLPAAGWDTYGSLFASSVLASAAALALGLLASAAVSEPGQATLMLPLLCFPQVLFSGAFVPVPRMTVAGKAISWAMTNRWAFEALGSGVGLESLWRAGGSPLGPPLLTSYGDSFGHPASRGWVILAGFALVFLAWTWVILVRKCRDGAARSRAGR; this is translated from the coding sequence ATGTCGACACCGACCCCGCACGCGTCCGTCGAGGCCCCCGGCCCCTCCGTCAACGGCCTGCGCCTGCGGGCGCGTCGGGTGAGCCGGGAGGTCCGTGGGGGCGGGCGGATACTGAACGGCATATCCGTCGAGGTCGCTCCGGGGCAGCTCACGGTGATCGCCGGGAGCAGCGGTGCGGGCAAGACCGTGCTGTTGCAGACGCTGGCCGGGCTGAGCGCGCCGAGCGACGGCGACGTGCTGCACGACGGGGCACGCCCCGGGCCGCCCGGGCCGGACTTCGGCTTCGTCCCGCAGGACGACATCATCCACCGCGAACTCCCGCTGCGCCGCACGCTGGTGTACGCGGCGGGCCTGCGGATGGCTCCGGGGACGCCGGCCGGGACCGTACGGGAGACCGTCGACCGGGTGCTGGTCACGCTCGGTCTGGCGGAGCGGGCGGAGACCCCCGTGCGCGCGCTGAGCGGCGGCGAACGCAAACGGGCCAGTATCGCGGTCGAGTTGCTCACCCGTCCCCGGGTGCTCTTCCTCGACGAGCCGACGTCCGGGCTCGACCCGGTCACCGGCGCGGCCCTGCTGCGCACCCTGCGGGCGCTCGCCGAGGACGGCACCACCGTCGTGCTGACCACGCATGTCCTCGCCGATCTGCTCCGCGCCGACCAGGTCGTGTTCCTCTCCGCCGGCGGCGAGGTCGCGTACGCGGGCGCGCCGGACGCCCTGTTCGACGCCTTCGGGGTGGGCACCGTGGAGGAGGTGTACGAGGCGGTGGCGGGCGGCGCCCGCGCCGAACGGGCCGAAGCCGAGGAGGACGACGCACCTGCTGACGCCACGTCACCGTCCGTACGGGCGGGGCGGGTCGGCGTCCTGCGTCAGTGGGCGCTGCTGACCCGGCGGGGTACCGCGCTGATGCTGCACAACCGGCTCTCGGTCGCCGTGCTCGCGGGCTCGCCGGTGATGATCGTGGCGATGTTCGCGGTGCTGTTCCGGGCCGGCGCGTTCGATCCGGCGGCACCGGATCCGGGCTCCTCGGCGATGATCATGTTCTGGATCGCGTTCGGCGCGTTCTTCTTCGGGCTGACGTACGGCCTGCTCCAGATCTGCACCGAGCTGCCGGTGCTGCGCCGGGAATGGCTCGCGGGGCTGCGGCTCGGCCCCTACGTCGCCTCGAAGCTGACGACTACGCTGCCGGTGCTGGCGGTCGCGGACGCGCTGCTGCTGGCGGTGCTGCGCGCCCTCGACCGGCTGCCCGCGGCGGGCTGGGACACGTACGGATCGCTGTTCGCGTCGAGTGTGCTGGCCTCGGCCGCCGCCCTCGCGCTGGGGCTGCTGGCGTCGGCGGCGGTGTCGGAGCCGGGGCAGGCGACGCTGATGCTGCCGTTGCTCTGCTTCCCGCAGGTGCTGTTCTCGGGCGCCTTCGTGCCGGTGCCCCGGATGACGGTGGCCGGGAAGGCGATCAGCTGGGCGATGACCAACCGGTGGGCGTTCGAGGCGCTGGGCAGCGGGGTGGGTCTCGAGTCGCTGTGGCGGGCGGGCGGCTCGCCGCTCGGTCCCCCGCTGCTGACGTCGTACGGGGACTCGTTCGGGCACCCGGCGAGCCGCGGGTGGGTGATCCTGGCGGGGTTCGCGCTGGTGTTCCTGGCCTGGACGTGGGTGATCCTGGTGCGCAAGTGCCGGGACGGCGCGGCGCGGAGCCGGGCGGGCCGCTGA
- a CDS encoding transcriptional regulator, whose product MAPAGRRPARPRRRTWTAPQDPATAGEQLGTEPLPVVRTPGPPTSLAALARALRLSHDERDHLYRLANRPIPHQGGTASHVHPAMLDLLTRIDGTPAMVSTDLHTVLAQNPLAVAMLGDLSAHHGHAASFIHRWFTDPASRGIYPHEDLAPQSRSFVADLRAAVGRRSPGDAEATGLVDELLQQSPEFRALWADQDVEVRRDERKRIVHPGVGLLDLDCLSLFSEDHRQRLLWFTPRAGTGTAEKLALLTVVGTQAMQTEPVR is encoded by the coding sequence ATGGCTCCTGCTGGCCGCCGGCCTGCTCGCCCTCGGCGCCGGACCTGGACTGCTCCTCAAGATCCGGCGACGGCCGGTGAACAGCTCGGCACCGAGCCCCTCCCGGTAGTCCGCACGCCCGGTCCGCCGACGTCGCTCGCCGCGCTCGCCCGCGCCCTGCGCCTCAGCCACGACGAACGCGACCACCTGTACCGGCTGGCGAACCGCCCGATCCCGCACCAGGGCGGGACGGCGTCACACGTCCACCCCGCCATGCTCGACCTGCTGACCCGCATCGACGGGACCCCGGCGATGGTGAGCACCGACCTGCACACCGTTCTGGCGCAGAACCCGCTCGCCGTCGCGATGCTCGGCGACCTGTCCGCGCACCACGGCCACGCGGCGAGCTTCATCCACCGATGGTTCACCGACCCGGCCTCGCGGGGGATCTACCCGCACGAGGACCTCGCCCCGCAGTCCCGCTCGTTCGTCGCCGACCTGCGCGCGGCAGTCGGGCGACGCAGTCCGGGCGACGCCGAGGCGACCGGGCTGGTGGACGAGCTGCTGCAGCAGTCGCCGGAGTTCCGGGCGCTCTGGGCCGACCAGGACGTGGAGGTACGCAGAGACGAGCGCAAGCGGATCGTCCACCCCGGCGTCGGCCTGCTCGACCTCGACTGCCTCAGCCTCTTCAGCGAGGACCACCGCCAGCGGTTGCTCTGGTTCACCCCGCGCGCCGGAACCGGCACCGCCGAGAAGCTCGCTCTGCTGACCGTCGTGGGCACACAGGCGATGCAAACCGAACCGGTCCGATGA
- a CDS encoding ATP-binding protein, with product MGSTRPSMQELIGRRRRAGFVGRVEERAAFRRNLQLAPEDERHRFLFHVHGAAGVGKTRLVRELEQIAREAGALTAYLDEGVAGVPEAMAAVARQFAAQGRRFKELERLLAVYRERRHEAESALVLGGAEEREGPSAGSLAVARAAQVGLGMVPVAGAFAVALDADRLAQGADRLRARFRSQEDVQLVLSPERVLTPVLLTELSGVADTAPWLVLLLDTYERTGPFLDPWLHDVMTTDRYGALPANVVVVTSGQRPFDTARWGSFADFRTDLPLRPFTEAEARGLLADKGVRDEPVVAEVLRLTGGLPVLVSTLAESGPVGPAEVGDPSATAVDRFLKWERDPVRRAAALAGALPRQLDQDVFRSAVEGPDDQTDALFTWLRGMPFVDERGGRMRYHGVVRAPMLRLQRLRSPRGWAERHTRLAEAYSRRRADAEADLRPEEPWADEEWRELRLGESYHLLCARPRAALPAVLADLVTACAYGDDAVRPWVRLLTEAGEDADAEAVRTWGADLSEALAGGGLAGLLRLLLGRARGDEPWRATAWALRADALARDGAHEQALEDYGRALALDPALVRAHRGRAVTRGGTGDYEGALADLDRVLELEPDNPWNVILRGEHHRLARHHDEAVADLSEGIRRNPTSEFAWASRAAAHERQGDLDAALADFDRALALKPDYAWALARRSRVWRGLDDQARRLADLDRALALQPDWAWGRCERGDALRVAGRDEEALADYDRALELDPEYAYAYASRGVSLSNLGRHEAGLADLDRAIALQPDYPWALEHRAAIRRRSTL from the coding sequence ATGGGGTCGACACGGCCGTCGATGCAGGAGCTGATCGGGCGGCGCCGGAGGGCCGGGTTCGTCGGGCGGGTCGAGGAGCGGGCCGCGTTCCGGCGGAACCTCCAGCTGGCGCCGGAGGACGAGCGGCACCGGTTCCTGTTCCATGTGCACGGTGCGGCGGGCGTCGGGAAGACCCGTCTGGTCAGGGAGTTGGAGCAGATCGCCCGGGAGGCCGGAGCGCTGACCGCGTACCTCGACGAGGGCGTGGCCGGGGTGCCCGAGGCGATGGCGGCCGTGGCCCGTCAGTTCGCGGCCCAGGGACGGCGGTTCAAGGAGCTGGAGCGGTTGCTGGCCGTCTACAGGGAGCGGCGGCACGAGGCGGAGTCAGCTCTGGTGCTGGGCGGCGCTGAGGAGCGGGAGGGACCGTCGGCGGGGAGTCTGGCGGTGGCGCGGGCGGCGCAGGTGGGGCTGGGGATGGTCCCGGTGGCGGGCGCGTTCGCCGTCGCCCTGGACGCCGACCGGCTCGCCCAGGGTGCCGACCGGCTCCGGGCCCGCTTCCGCAGCCAGGAGGACGTCCAGCTGGTGCTGTCCCCCGAGCGGGTGCTGACCCCAGTGCTGCTGACGGAACTGTCGGGTGTCGCCGACACCGCCCCCTGGCTCGTCCTCCTCCTCGACACCTACGAGCGCACCGGCCCCTTCCTGGACCCGTGGCTGCACGACGTGATGACCACCGACCGGTACGGCGCCCTGCCCGCCAACGTCGTCGTGGTCACCTCCGGCCAGCGCCCCTTCGACACGGCCCGCTGGGGCAGCTTCGCGGACTTCAGGACGGACCTGCCGCTCCGTCCGTTCACGGAGGCGGAGGCCCGGGGACTGCTCGCCGACAAGGGGGTGCGGGACGAGCCGGTGGTCGCGGAGGTGCTGCGGCTGACGGGCGGGCTGCCGGTGCTCGTCTCCACGCTGGCCGAGTCCGGGCCTGTCGGCCCCGCGGAGGTCGGCGATCCCAGCGCCACGGCGGTCGACCGCTTCCTGAAGTGGGAGCGGGACCCCGTACGCAGAGCCGCCGCGCTGGCCGGCGCGCTGCCCCGGCAGCTCGACCAGGACGTGTTCCGCTCCGCCGTGGAAGGCCCCGACGACCAGACCGACGCACTCTTCACCTGGCTGAGGGGCATGCCGTTCGTCGACGAGCGCGGGGGCCGGATGCGCTACCACGGCGTCGTCCGGGCGCCGATGCTCCGGCTGCAGCGGTTGCGCTCGCCCCGGGGCTGGGCAGAACGGCACACCCGGCTCGCCGAGGCCTACAGCAGACGGCGCGCGGACGCCGAGGCCGACCTGCGGCCCGAGGAGCCGTGGGCGGACGAGGAATGGCGGGAACTGCGGCTCGGCGAGTCGTACCACCTGCTGTGCGCACGGCCCCGCGCCGCGCTGCCGGCCGTCCTCGCCGACCTCGTCACCGCCTGTGCCTACGGCGACGACGCGGTACGGCCGTGGGTGCGGCTCCTGACCGAGGCGGGCGAGGACGCGGACGCCGAGGCCGTACGGACCTGGGGCGCCGACCTCTCCGAGGCGCTCGCCGGGGGCGGGCTCGCCGGACTGCTCCGGCTGCTGCTCGGCCGCGCCCGGGGCGACGAGCCGTGGCGGGCGACGGCCTGGGCGCTGCGCGCCGACGCGCTCGCCCGGGACGGCGCGCACGAGCAGGCCCTGGAGGACTACGGCCGCGCCCTCGCCCTGGACCCGGCCCTGGTGCGGGCCCACCGCGGCCGGGCCGTCACCCGGGGCGGGACGGGCGACTACGAGGGCGCGCTCGCCGACCTCGACCGGGTGCTGGAACTGGAGCCGGACAACCCGTGGAACGTCATCCTGCGCGGCGAGCACCACCGGCTGGCCCGCCACCACGACGAAGCGGTGGCCGACCTCAGCGAAGGGATCAGACGCAACCCCACCAGCGAGTTCGCCTGGGCCTCCCGCGCCGCCGCCCACGAACGCCAAGGCGACCTCGACGCGGCCCTCGCCGACTTCGACCGCGCGCTGGCCCTCAAGCCGGACTACGCCTGGGCGCTGGCCCGCCGCTCCCGCGTCTGGCGTGGTCTCGACGACCAGGCCCGTCGCCTCGCCGACCTCGACCGCGCCCTGGCGCTGCAACCCGACTGGGCCTGGGGCCGCTGCGAACGTGGCGACGCGCTGCGCGTCGCCGGCCGCGACGAGGAGGCCCTGGCCGACTACGACCGCGCCCTCGAACTCGACCCCGAGTACGCGTACGCCTACGCGAGCCGAGGCGTCTCCCTGTCCAACCTGGGCCGCCACGAAGCGGGCCTCGCCGACCTGGACCGGGCCATCGCCCTGCAACCGGACTACCCCTGGGCCCTGGAACACCGGGCCGCGATCCGGCGGCGCAGCACCCTGTGA